A region of the Pseudoprevotella muciniphila genome:
GATGATGCCACACTCTGCTCCACCACTTTGCCACCCTCTATGCGCAGCAGCGTGCCGAGGTCTTCGCCAGCCATGCGTGTACGGAGTTCCACCTGTGCCACAGCAGCGATGGAGGGCAGTGCCTCGCCGCGGAAACCCATCGTGGTAAGTCCGAAGAGGTCTTCTGCCTTGCGTATCTTCGATGTGGCATGGCGTTCGAAAGCCAGGCGCGCATCAGTATTGCTCATGCCGCTACCATTGTCCACCACCTGTATGCACGTCTTTCCGGCATCGGTCACGAAGACCTGAATCATCGTGGCACCGGCATCCACGGCATTCTCCACCAATTCCTTGATAACAGAAGCAGGTCGCTGAATGACCTCGCCTGCCGCTATCTGGTTGGCTACGGTGTCGGGGAGTAGTTGTATGATATCTGACATTTTGGGATACGCTTTAATCTGTTCGTGTGTATTTCTTTCTGTACCACCCCTTCGGGGTTCATTGGCAAACCTTCTGTTTTACAGGGGTTCCAGTCGCCTTGCTCCTTTCACCCCTGTCTATGCTGTTACGTCCCTACGGGACTATCCTCAGACGTGCTGGTTATTCAGAATGTTTTTATGGTTATTTATTATTTCCTGCGACAGTCATCGTTCTGTTGCCTATAAGCCCCGAAGGGGTGACACAACATAGGCAGGGGTGTAAGGAGCGAAGCGACTGAAACCCCTGTTACACCGTTCCCGCACACCGAGCCCCGGAGGGGCGACACAGCATAGGCAGGGGTGTAAGGAGCGAAGCGACTGAAACCCCTGTTACACCGTTCCCGCACACCGAGCCCCGAAGGGGCGACACAACATAGGCAGGGGTGTAAGGAGCGAAGCGACTGAAACCCCTGTTACACCGTTCCCGCATACCGAGCCCCGGAGGGGCGACACAGCACATTCACCGTCAGTCGGTCAGTTTCTGCAACGGCGCCACACGGCGTTTACGGGCTTTGAGTTCCATGCCCCGCTTTCCGCGCCAAAGAAGCAGGTCGTTCTGGTCCACAGGTCTTATGTCGCTGAACCATGCGAAATTTTCGAGGTAGGTTCTGTCACGCGGTGCGAGCCCGAGCGGATAGAGGCAACCCGTGGATGCCGGTGCCCAGATGCGCTGCAACTTCTTTTTCTCGAGCGTCATGCGCAATGCTGCCGTCTCAGTGTAGTTCTGATAGAGGATAACGCTGTCCTTCTCCAACGGATAGTTCACGATGCACACGTTCCCCTTGCAGGTGTTCATATAGATTTCGCCATCGCGGAAATAACTCCTCATCTGCTGTGCTGCCACCTGGTTGAAGTGGAGGGTATCGCCGCGCAGCACCTGTTCGCAGACGAGTGCCTGACTGTTAACGTGGATGCTGTCGAGTTTCATGCCGTTCTCTTCTTTCCTGTTGCCGGCTGCAGTGTTTTTCGGCTTTTTCTCGTCCTCACTGAGATAAACAATGATTTCCTCGCCCAGAATCTGCCTGTTTTCGTTCCACACGATGGGGTCGCGCAGCATGGTAACGACGCGGTTCTTCTCATGGTAAATCAGCGTGTCGCATACTGCCTGCACGTCCTTGCTCCACGAGCGCACCTTACCTTCGCCGCGCAGCACACGATAGAGGGAGTCCTGCACGTAGCCCTTCGGCAACTTTCGGTCCTTTACGTATTCGTAGGGTTCATCGGTGGAGCGATAGTAAGAAAACACCTTTATGGTGTCGGCATGAAAATACATTTCCTGCCCCTTGCGCGAGAGGTCGGCGGCTATGGCACTGTCGGTAGCCAGACCAAGTCCCCAGCGATCGTTGTAGTCAACGAAATGCCCCTGGAAGTCGTATTTGCGCTTATAGTCATGGAACACCACATCGTTGCGTGCCTGCAACCAGCCTGTACTGTCGTTGTAGTGCACGTGTTCCGCCACCATGTCCTGATTGTTGATGCTGTCGTGCGCATGAACGAGTCTGCCCGCGTCGCAGTAGGCATCAAACTGCTTGGTGAAGCCGTTGTAGTCGGCGCGGTCGGCTGTTGCCATGCGGCGGTTGCGGATGTCGTGGAACCACACGTTGTCGTAGGCGTTGAGTATCTTCGTGTTTTCGTTGAAGTCGCCACGGTCGCACTTCACACGTCGCTGGTTACGGCGGTCGTAATAGTTCACGCGCCCCATCGCCTTGGTGAGTTTCTGCTTGCCGTGGTGTTCGCCGCGGTCGCACGTGGTGCGGGTATCGTGCTTGCGGTCTGTTACCACCACGTGGCCGTTACCGTAGAAAATGCTGTCGCGCTCGTGGTATTCACCCTGGTCGCACGTCATGCGCACGGAGTCCTTGTAGGCATCGAACACCACGTTGCGCTCACCCGTGAAGACGCGCGACGCCTCATTGTAGTTGCCTTTGTCGGTGGTGATGCGGCGGTTGTTCTTGTGGTCGGTAAAGACCATCTGTTCATCGCCGTAGAAAGTGCGGCCATTCTCATCATAACGTCCGCCGATGCTCTCCACGGTGCGGTTATTGTTCTTGT
Encoded here:
- a CDS encoding OstA-like protein, which codes for MTTLQIIRTHILRTLALIIFLLCGLTVFAQTTKQKSFERIYLVHADKLMYDRTQFDGAQRAKGRVHFRQGVKQLYSDSAVYNDRTAKFEAFGNVRFVQGDTVDIRGNYLRYDGQAQVAYMTGHDVTLKHTRGTLVSDSVLYNVQQEVAEFFKGGKLTRGDVTLTAEHGKCFMRTDSAHFDNNVKLTSARGTITTNDMGYNMKTKWAHVMGPSNIIRKNNNIYTENAYYNEATGEARLLQRNVLYKPGNREMAADRLHYRSDTKEAIFSGRVRYDDKNNNRTVESIGGRYDENGRTFYGDEQMVFTDHKNNRRITTDKGNYNEASRVFTGERNVVFDAYKDSVRMTCDQGEYHERDSIFYGNGHVVVTDRKHDTRTTCDRGEHHGKQKLTKAMGRVNYYDRRNQRRVKCDRGDFNENTKILNAYDNVWFHDIRNRRMATADRADYNGFTKQFDAYCDAGRLVHAHDSINNQDMVAEHVHYNDSTGWLQARNDVVFHDYKRKYDFQGHFVDYNDRWGLGLATDSAIAADLSRKGQEMYFHADTIKVFSYYRSTDEPYEYVKDRKLPKGYVQDSLYRVLRGEGKVRSWSKDVQAVCDTLIYHEKNRVVTMLRDPIVWNENRQILGEEIIVYLSEDEKKPKNTAAGNRKEENGMKLDSIHVNSQALVCEQVLRGDTLHFNQVAAQQMRSYFRDGEIYMNTCKGNVCIVNYPLEKDSVILYQNYTETAALRMTLEKKKLQRIWAPASTGCLYPLGLAPRDRTYLENFAWFSDIRPVDQNDLLLWRGKRGMELKARKRRVAPLQKLTD